In a single window of the Romeriopsis navalis LEGE 11480 genome:
- a CDS encoding ceramidase, whose amino-acid sequence MPTLSFVLYALQDLPRLAPEFCEAVLEQWIAQPANAWSSLAYCGVGGWLWLKRQRQDPRMLQFMGPIAIAIGVSSFAYHALYIAIAHFFDLLSMFFFSTLILVFNLVRAKLVSRRLQLPFWSGVLLLSTFALGFSLDVGRALFGLGVALALGFELLLFVRRDPIRYRDFAIGLGLFLVAFVIWNLDLHQIICDPNNHFLQGHAIWHILTALSLVFITQFYRQFTVLK is encoded by the coding sequence ATGCCTACACTGAGTTTTGTCCTGTACGCCCTACAAGATTTACCGCGTTTAGCGCCGGAGTTTTGTGAAGCCGTACTGGAGCAATGGATTGCTCAACCCGCCAATGCTTGGTCCAGTTTGGCTTACTGTGGTGTGGGGGGTTGGCTATGGCTCAAACGGCAGCGACAAGATCCCCGCATGCTCCAGTTTATGGGGCCAATCGCAATTGCGATTGGTGTTTCATCGTTCGCTTACCATGCGCTCTATATCGCGATCGCCCATTTTTTCGATTTGCTGTCGATGTTTTTCTTCTCGACCTTGATTTTGGTCTTTAATTTGGTGCGGGCCAAGCTGGTATCGCGGCGGTTACAATTGCCTTTTTGGTCCGGCGTACTGCTGCTCTCAACCTTTGCGTTAGGCTTTTCCTTGGATGTTGGGCGAGCGTTGTTTGGCCTTGGGGTGGCTTTGGCCTTGGGCTTTGAGCTGTTGCTATTTGTGCGGCGCGATCCGATCCGATACCGCGACTTTGCGATCGGGTTAGGGCTATTTTTGGTGGCGTTTGTGATTTGGAATCTGGATTTGCATCAGATCATCTGTGACCCCAATAATCATTTCCTGCAGGGACATGCGATTTGGCATATTTTAACGGCGTTGTCTTTGGTGTTTATCACGCAGTTTTATCGCCAGTTCACCGTCTTGAAATAG